In Planococcus sp. MB-3u-03, the DNA window CAGGCGCTTTGTTTCTTCCCCAGCAATTTCACCTGATCAGAAACAACCCAAAGCGAAAATTGAAATACCGACAACAGGCAATAAGTTCCGATCGATGTCAGTGAAGCTGCAGGCTGTTGAAATGCAGTCGCAATCGCCGCAAGCAAGACGAGAAACAGAAAGGACGGCAACCAGTTTCTCGGCAGCAATGAGATAAAGGAACGGAAAGGAAAGCAGTCGCTACAGCATATTCATAGAAGGGCCACCGAAAATAAAGCAATGCGAATCCCGAAAGCAATGCTAAGCATATGAAAAAGGTAAAATTTCAATTTATTCATTTTATTATCTTCCTCGTAAAATAATTGGTAAAACTCAAAAGATATTGAATTCCATTACCAAAATTATCTTACACTAGCTTGCACAAAAACTATGGGACAGAGAAATTCCCTGCCCCACTTTTGTCTAATTGACTGCGTTCATTGCTTTTTCCCAGAACTCGCTGTCCGTTTTGCGCCTGCGGAATTTCTGCGCAAGAGCGGCTGCAGCAATGATGACGAAAATGATTAATGGAACAGCAACCCACCAAAGATCTCTGGTCGTCTGCGCAACGAGGACACTCATTGGGCGCGAAACCTCGATATCACCATCTGCTGTCTCGACTATCATGCCGTCCACTTCCGTTTTGTGGTCCATGTCTTTCAAGTCTACCCATTCATATTGATCGTATTTCTCCAATTGGGTCATCAATTCATCGAACTTCTCGATCCCTAAGTAAGGGTGATAGAAGAACGCCAGGTAACTATCGCTGAATTGTGCAGCATAATCGGCATTTCCCATCATTTCATCGACTGCTTGTTTATTCTCTGGATCGATATAGCCCATTGTTTCCGGAATGACTTTCATGCCGTGAAGGCCTGCCGGAGTAGATTCGTACAATGGCGCGAATGTGCCGTCATAGGTCCGGTCGGAAATTTGGATCTGGCCGATATATGTCGTGAAATACTTGGATAGCTCTTTATAGCCGGTTTGAGACATGGAGTAATGGGGCGCTTCAAAAGCGATTGGATACAATCCTTCTGCCGTCATTTCATAGACCCCGTTGACGACAGAATCATAAATATGAGTTTCCTCATAAGGCAAGCCGACATTCTGGACAAAATCTTGGTATTCCTCATCCGAAGCAAAATCTTCACGCAGTTTTACTTCAGCGGTATTCGACTGATAGATAGGCCGGTCGTGATCCACATCCCAATATTCAAAACCTTCACCGGTTTCATCTTCCCGATACTGGTGGAGATAGCCATGTTGAATCAAGCTGGCCCCATTTTCTGCATCTCTTTCAATACATCCACCAATTCAATCGCTTGAGATAGATGGATTCGTTGGCCAGTATCAGGATTCGTATAGACGGGCACGACCGTCACCGCATATGGAATATTCCGCTCTGCCAAATAATCGCCAACTTGCTTGACCAAAACCGGGTCGCTTCTCGGATGAATGTCTTCCAGGCGGATCAATTTTTTTGGCTGGTTTTTTTCTTCATCGAAAAAATCGAAGAATGATTCACCGACAATATCGCTGAGCTTGCCAGTAATTGAGTTGGCAGCGACATAATATAAATTATCGTTCTTAAAGATCAGCGGATACGATCCGTCAGATGCCTGCCCTTCGTATAGAACATCCATCTGCTCAATGCCATTGATGAGCATCATATCCTTTTCTTCCTTTAAGTCGAAAAGTTTACCATCTCCGGCCACTGCGTCGATCGTCCGGTAATCATTGATGCGCAGGTCCGGCGCTTCCTTGAAATACTCAAAATAGTTTCCGATGAACATTTTCTTAATGTCATCGTATTGGTCGACAATGAATAATTCCTCTTCCGTCAATTGCCGTCTTCCAAGGCCAAAATAAATGACATGCGTATAATCGCCTTTGACATATTCAGCTGCAGCGTCCTCAATGGATTGTATGGTGATATCCGAACTAAAATGCCCAACCAGCATATCCAAAATAGGCACTTCTTCTTTTTGTGTGTCTTCTTCAGCATGATACAGGATCAATACTTTCCGTTCTTCGCCGGATGAGTCATCAGCTGCAGCGATTAGCCAAGGGTTTGCGGCCAGGAAGGTGAGCAGCAATAGGAAAGATATTATTTTCTTCATCAACAGCGCCCCCTTTCCTACTTCGTCTCGTCTTCCATCATCAGATGATAATGGATAAAGTCAAAGAAATGCGTTTCTCCGTCGGAATTCCCCTCTATCATTTCCGTTGCGCGGGCCTTCACTTCATCTGCCCGCTCTTGTTCACCGATTGCTATAAAATACTCATTCATATAGAAATACATCGCCAGAGATTCATATGTGACTGTTGGTTCTTGCGTCTCTCGATCATATCTGCCATACAGACGGTCTTCTTCTTCCCATTCAGTTTTCAACCATTCTTCGAAAACATCAGAAGACAAACCGATACGTTCCCGATTGATCGCAATAAGCAATTGGTCAATCATATGGACGATTTCATTTTCAACATATTTTTCATCCGCCACATCAAAATACTCCGGGAAAAACACTTCGTCTGCATTGACATCTTCAAGTAATTGGTCGGCTTTCATGTCTTCAGGGACATCCGCAATCAAATAGCTGAGTGTCACGCGCTGCGCAGGGTAGTTCACTTCCCAGTCGTAATAATCAACGGTATATTCATTATTTGTCTGGACTCGTGAAATGGTTTCGATGATCCGGTCTGCAGTTTCCGAGTACTCTGGCTGGCCGAATAATTGATCTGCCTGCCTGAGCGCAGCCGCAATACGGATATCGTCAATTAACGCGTTGACGGTAGCATCCTCGAAAATCAGCCAATTAATGAAAAAGTCATCTCCCTCTTCCACCACAAATTCATCCATGAGGTTTTCGTATTGCTCTGCGAACTTTTCTTCATCTTCCATCATGACCAAGTATTCCATATACAAGCCGATGCTCTCGGACAAATATTGCGAATCGGGAGTTGATGGGTAGGCATGGATAAAATTATCTTCGTCGAAATACGCTTCCGCAAAATCCTCCGGCACTGCTTGTTGCTCCACCGGTTGTTCTTCTGGTGTCTGCTGTTCATCAGGTTGCGGCGACGGTTCGTTCGCTTCCTCGCTGCAGGCAGCGAGCATTGCCACAGTCATCACCGGCAAGAGCCATTTCCTCATGAATCCACTCTCCCTTTGAAGCGCTGGGTTTTGTCCCAGGCAATCGTTTTTTGCGCAATTTGCTCCATGTATATGTTGCAACGCTGCGGATCAGCAGCAAGATGAACAGTTGGGCATACGTGAAGTACATGACCAGCACATACAGCACATTGGTCAATGAAACATTCCGATCGACGACGAGCGCACTCAAAAGCTGCGCGGTATAGACGATATAGGTCATAAACCAAAGCATCATGAGCGGCGCACCGATGTTCGGGATATCAACTCCGGAAATGCTTAGGATGAAAAAGATGTCCGAAATCAGCAACATCAACACAAAAATCAGGTATGTGAAGAGATGCTGCAAACTAAGCACGAAAGTTCTGCCTCTCCAGTGCGACCAATCCTTCATTGATTTTTCCAGCAAATACAAGTTGCCAGTCAGCCAGCGCGTCCGTTGCTTGATGAACGCTTTCAATGTTTCAGGCTCCTGTTCCCAAGTGCGGGAAGTCGGAATGACGGGCAAAACATAACCTGCAGCTGTCAGACGGACTGTCAGTTCGGCATCCTCTGCCAAGGCATACACATCATAGCCTCCGAGTTTCTCGATGACCGAACGGCGCAGAAGCATATTTGTACCGGCGAGAGACCCAAGTCTGAAAAGAGCCCAGCGGCCGCATTGCATGAGCAGTTGGAACACTTGGAATTCGAGTGCGATCATACGGGTCAACACATTCGTATCGACATTTTTCGTTTTGACATATCCGACCGCCCCTGCAGCGTTCGGTACCGTTTCTGCCGCCTGGACCAATTTCTCCAACGCATCCGGCTCGGGTTCGTTGTCGGCATCGTATACGACAAAATAATCCGAATCCGTCACACTCAAACCGTAGTTCAAGACCCGTGATTTACCCTTCGGATTTCCGGGCGGCACAGGAATGTAATGGATACGCGAAAAGACTTCCGCAAATTCTTGAACGATAGCAGCTGTCCCATCCTTGGAACTATCATCCAATAGATAAATATCGAGTTTGCCCTCGTATTTCAGCCGAGCCATGGCGCGCAATGTATTTTCGATGACGATTTCCTCGTTATGTGCAGGGATCAACACGGCCACGCTCGGATAATGTTTGATCTTCGGCGGGTTGCGGAACCGCAGCCGGTACCAGACGCCCCCGATCGTCACCGCGGAATAGAACAGCAGCAAAATCCAAAACAGGACAACTGTGGCAGTGATGAGTATATTCATATGGCCCTACCCAAAGCACGCGACAATTCATTCAAATTGGACACCTGCTCCTTTCTGACTTCATACGGCGAATCCAGTAAATTCAATTCCTGCTTCACCTTGTCACGGTAGCGCTCCATCATGAGGCGCACCCCTTCTTCATCAATATCTTTGAGCAGCAAGTAAATCGATTGCCCGGTCGAAGTCGCCAAGTCAAACTTCTGGCGGATGGTCGACAAAGTCGCCCGCTCCAATGATTCTTTAATGTTCTGTTGAGTGCGCTTGTTTTTCGTATTGATTGTGATTTCGACGAACCACGCTTCTTCCTGACGGCGCTCAGTCGTCTTCAACACCCATTGCGCCTGTTCAGTGAACTCATTGACAGTCAGGATATCCGTTTCCCCGTGGTATTTCTGAAGAAGCTGCACTTGGCGCCGCAATTCGCTCGCCTCATAGCCGATCTGCTTGATCTGGTTCAGCAGCAACCAGAACGACAAGATGAAGCCGGTGAACAGCAAGTGGCTATAGACATACATGATTTCCAAATCCGGCCGTTGTGTGAAGAAAAAGGCAAATACGGTCAAGAAAACCCCATAGCTCAAAATGATGCTTATGCCATAGAGGAATACATACCGTTCATGAATTAATGTCATGAACAAGATGGATAGCCCCGCCACCAGCAGCATTTCGGTGGAAAAAGGCAGAACCAGCGAGAATAACGCCCAACCGAATCCAAGCACCATCAAAATCAGAATTCCGAGCTTTAAATTATTTTTCATTCCGCCCACCCCATCGCATAGGTTAAAATACCTGTTATTTATTCCAATATTATAAATATTGAAATATCATAAACCTATACTACTACATTAGTTTAATTTAAACTAGTATAAAAGTATTGTCAGTAATAATATCCTGTGATTTTTAAATATATTAGGCACAAATGTCTATATAATTCTAATTTTCAGATATCATTATCGTTATGAAGAAAGACATATTATGCTTAAGCTAAAGCATTTGAAAGCGGATACAAAATTGCCATCAACTTTTAAAATTTATTTCGTTTTCCTTCCCTCCTCTATAAAATGAGCAAGAAAAACTGCCGGATCGGCAGCTTCCTTGTCACAAGTATGTGTACATGACCGGATTTTCCATGTTTTCTTTAAGCGCTTAAATCCATTCTTTTATAATACGCCCTGATTTTTGTTGTATGCTTCGTCCTGCTTAGAGGTATTCGTATAATAGCCTGGGATAACGACCAGCAACTCTACATCCAAGAACCGAAGCTCCTCTAGCATTTTCTGGCCGAACGATTCCCCGATGCCTTTGTTCCGCTCCTCCTCAGTCACCTGCAAATCGTCAAAACCGCGACCAAGCCAAAGACATCATCGATATCCGGAATATGCTTCAAGTCCCGATAAACATCTCCCAAGCCTTCGGAGATATGCTCTGCATACATGGCCAGCGACTCAAGCGAACTGCGCTGGGGATTGAACAGATAGAAATGCGCATCCCCGACTTGCGGCTGTTCTTCCTGCCCTCCAACGTGCAATCAGCTTTACAGGCAAAGATTTCTGTACCGGGCCGCATCTCAATCCGGTAGTCGACATGGATATCATCTTCTGTAATCATCGGATCTCCTCCTTCACTATGTCCATTCGGTTAAAGATATATCAAGTATGTCATTTATTATCAGAAAATTCAATCACTACATCAAACTATTGTCCTGCCTTTTCCTCAGCCAATTTCTTTTCGAACAGGTCGAGCAACTGCGCTTTCAATTCAGGCCGCTGCAAGGCAAATTCAATCGTCGTTTCGATGAAACCGTATTTTTCGCCTACATCGTAGCGTTTTCCTTCGAATGCAAATGCTTGGACAGGACGGATCGCATTCAACTTTTCGATGGCATCGGTCAATTGGATTTCCCCACCTGCTCCAGGTTCCTGTTCGGCTAATAAGCGGAAGATTTCTGGCGTTAGAACGTACCTGCCCATGATGGCGAAATTTGAAGGTGCATGGCCCGGCTCCGGCTTTTCGACAAAATGGTCGACTTTCATGAGAGCCCCGTCAATTTCGGACGGCGCAACGATTCCATAACGGTGCGTTTCACTATCGCTTACTTCCTTCACTCCGATGACCGGGCTCTCCGTTTTCTCGAACTGCTCGATTAATTGGTGAAGCGCCGGTGGATCATTTTGGACAATATCATCCCCGAGCAGCACCGCGAACGGCTCATCTCCAATAAAATGCCTGCCCGACCAGATGGCATGGCCGAGGCCAAGCGGCTGTTTTTGGCGGATGTAATGGATTTCCACTTCTGATGTAGCAAGTACCGAGTCGAGCACATCGAGCTTCCCTTGCTCTTTCAGGAGATGTTCAAGTTCAAAGGCATGGTCGAAATGGTCTTCAATGGCACGCTTGCCTTTTCCTGTAACAATGATGATGCTGGTGATGCCTGAAGCAATCGCTTCTTCAACGATATATTGGATTGTCGGCTTATCGACAATTGGCAGCATTTCTTTTGGCATCGCTTTTGTCGCCGGCAAAAAACGGGTGCCGAGACCTGCTGCGGGGATGATTGCTTTTGTGATCTTCATGGACCTTCTCACCTTTCCTAATGCAGTCGTTTACTTGAGAGTATAGCATTGTTTTCAAAAAGCAAAAAAGCCTCCGCTATGGCGAAGGCTCCTGCTTATACGAAAAGATGTGCGAACAAGACGATGATCGGCAAAGTGATCGCTTTACGCAAGAGAAAAATGACCAACAGCTCCCAAAACTTCACCCGAATATTCGAGCGCAGGATCAGGATGCCGATTTCCGACATATAGATTAACTGCGTTAGCGACATGCCAGCGATGACGAATTTCGTCAAATCGCTTTCGATGCTGCTGCCGAGCACCGCCGGGAGGAACATATCCGCGAATCCAACCAGTAAAGTCGGTGCCGCTTGTGCCGCTTCTGGCAAGCCTAAAAGTGTCAGTGTGTTCAGTAAAGAAATCTCTTTATAATAAAATAGACCTATTCTAAAAGTCTCAATTCAAGACTATACTATTCTAGATATTCCATTTATTTCACATATAGGAGGATTCAAATGAAAGCTGCGTTAACACTTATCACATCCCTCTTGCTGGCTCTTGCGATCGGAACAGTTCCGGCATTCGCCATTTCAGAGGACGACCGCGGTTTTAAC includes these proteins:
- the galU gene encoding UTP--glucose-1-phosphate uridylyltransferase GalU; translated protein: MKITKAIIPAAGLGTRFLPATKAMPKEMLPIVDKPTIQYIVEEAIASGITSIIIVTGKGKRAIEDHFDHAFELEHLLKEQGKLDVLDSVLATSEVEIHYIRQKQPLGLGHAIWSGRHFIGDEPFAVLLGDDIVQNDPPALHQLIEQFEKTESPVIGVKEVSDSETHRYGIVAPSEIDGALMKVDHFVEKPEPGHAPSNFAIMGRYVLTPEIFRLLAEQEPGAGGEIQLTDAIEKLNAIRPVQAFAFEGKRYDVGEKYGFIETTIEFALQRPELKAQLLDLFEKKLAEEKAGQ
- a CDS encoding glycosyltransferase, which translates into the protein MNILITATVVLFWILLLFYSAVTIGGVWYRLRFRNPPKIKHYPSVAVLIPAHNEEIVIENTLRAMARLKYEGKLDIYLLDDSSKDGTAAIVQEFAEVFSRIHYIPVPPGNPKGKSRVLNYGLSVTDSDYFVVYDADNEPEPDALEKLVQAAETVPNAAGAVGYVKTKNVDTNVLTRMIALEFQVFQLLMQCGRWALFRLGSLAGTNMLLRRSVIEKLGGYDVYALAEDAELTVRLTAAGYVLPVIPTSRTWEQEPETLKAFIKQRTRWLTGNLYLLEKSMKDWSHWRGRTFVLSLQHLFTYLIFVLMLLISDIFFILSISGVDIPNIGAPLMMLWFMTYIVYTAQLLSALVVDRNVSLTNVLYVLVMYFTYAQLFILLLIRSVATYTWSKLRKKRLPGTKPSASKGEWIHEEMALAGDDCGNARCLQRGSERTVAAT